In Acidimicrobiales bacterium, the genomic window GGGGCTAGCCCCCGGCCGCCTCTTCCGCTTCCGACGCCGGCGGCAACGCGAGGTTGACCAGGCCCCCGAGTAACATGCCGAGGGCCGCCCCGCCGATCACGTCCAGGGGGAAGTGGGCGGCGACGTAGATCCGGGCGAGGGCGACGAGGCACGCCGCGGTCCAGGCGACCCAGCGGTACCGCGCCGGGAGCCACGGCACGAGGGCCGTGGCCATCGCGAAGGCGATGGTGGCGTGGCCCGAGGGGAAGCCCGCGCCGGTGATCGACGCGTAGCCGCTGCTGATGTCCAAGGTGCGGGCGTCGAGGAACTCGACCGGACGGCCGCGGCCGACCGCCTCCTTCGCGAGGCGGCTGGTGAACCAGCCGAGAACGCCGGCGACCAGCACGGCCACCGGTGCCTGCCATGGCTTGAGCAGCAGCGCCGCGCCGAGGGTGACGGCGGCGATCCCGAGGAGCGTGCCCCCGGCCATGACGGCGAGCAGTGCCGGCTCGACGGGGAACACGGCCAGCAGCGCGTTGCCGTTGATCGCCTGGACGACGCCGGCCTCGCCGACGAGCAGGCGGTCGCGTGCGGCCAGCAGGGCGGTGACCACGAACACGGCGCCCGGGAGCAGCAGGGCACGAGCGTTCCTCGAACGTGTCATACCCCCTCTGCATACTCCACCCATGCGTTGCCATCTCTGCTCCGACGGCCTCGAGCACTGCCACGAGGTCTCCATCGTGCACGCCGACGGGTTCGCCGAGTGCGGTGGTGACGGGCCCTGCCCGCTGCCCCACCACCTCCACGAGTGGCGCCTCTCCTGTGCCGAGCTCGACCCGCCGTGCCCGTGCGCCGACGCCCACGAGAGCGGCGCCGGGGGCGTCGGCGCCGACGTCGGCGTCGTGGCACACCGCGACCGGATGCCGCTCGCGGCCTGAGCAGAGCGTCTCGGGGACTCCTCGGCGCCGGTCGCGCCTCGAGGGCGGCGCTGCAGCGGCGCACCGTCGGCCCCTACCGCTCCCGGCCTGAGCAGCCCTTCGTCCTGTTCCTGGCGCCCGGGTCGCAGCCCGACGTCGGCGCCGTCGCGGCGTTCCCGGCCACCGGCGTGCGTCTGCGGGACGGCGCTTGCTCGGGCCGTCGCGGTCGAGCGGCCGACCGTGCGTCAGCGGTCGCCGGCGAGTCGGTAGGTCGAGACGTGGAGCGGGGAAGCCTCGGTGAGGGGCTCGCCCCGCCAGCCGCCCCGGCGCTCGTCCAGCACGAGGCCGGCGCCGGCGGCGAGGTCGTCGAGCTGCTCTGGTGAGGCGTAGCGAAGCGACCAGGGCCGCAGTCGCACCGGCTCACCATGGGCGAGGTCCACGAACTGGCCGGTCACGGTCTGGGCGGCGGGATCGGCCCGACTCACCGAGAGCACGACCCGGCCCGGCTCCATCGAGCGCACCGTGACGGCTTCGTGCGGATCGGGGTCGGGGTCGAACACGTTGGCCTCCACCACGAGGCGGCCCTCGGGGGCCAGCCGCGCCGCGACACCGCGGAGGCACCGCTGCTGCGCGGTCACGTCCGTGAGGTTGAACAGGGTGTTGAAGGCCGCGAACACCACGCCGAACGACGTGCCCGCGGGAGGCGCGAGGGCTTGCACGTCGGCCATGTCGCCGACCGCCACCTCGATGGCGTCACCGCCCGGCTTGGCGGCCAGCCGGGCGACCATGGCCGGTGAGGCGTCGATGCCGCTGACGGCGACCCCCGCGGCGGCGAGCGGCAGGGCGAGGCGCCCGGTGCCGATCCCCAGCTCGAGGACGGCCCGCCCGGCGGCCTGCGACGCGAGGTGGGCGACGGTGCCCTCGGTGTCGGACACGTCGGCGTACCACTCGTCGTAGACGTCGGCGAAGGCCTCGCCGTAGCTTTCCGGGCCCGCGGGGTCCATGGGCGCCAGTGTGGCCCACGGTGCCTCGGGCACCCCCGGCGCTCGGCACCGGCGGCGGGCCGCGGCCGACCGCCGTACTCATCGTCGTCGCGGGCGCCGCTGCTGTCGCCGCCGCTGCTGTCGCCGCCGCTGCTGCTGGTGTCGCCGCCGCCCGCGCTCCCCGGCCCGGACCGGGTGGGTGCGCTATCAATGGGGCCGTGGACGGCCTCGAGGTGCAGCGCCGGTTGCGGCCCATGGCCATCGGCGAGCTGCTCGACGCCTCGTTCTCCATCATGAAGGCCCGACCCCGCGCCGTCTTCGGCATCACCGCGGTCTTCGTGCTGCCGGCGCAGCTGCTCGCAGCCTTCCTCCAGCGTGACCTGCTGGCCTCGGCGTCGTTCAGCGAGATCTTCAACGACCCGTCGCTGGCGGGCGGGACCACGAGCAGCGGGTCGGGCACCGCGCTGGCGCTGCTCGCCGGCCTGCTCCCGTCGATGTCCCTGCCCTTCATCGCGGGCGCCCTCGGCCGGCTGGTGGCCGCATGGCGCGCCGGCGGCGACATGACCGCCGGAGCGGCGCTCCGGGCGGCGGCGCGGAAGTGGTGGGTGCTACTGATCGCCTGGCTGCTCACCCACCTCGCCGAGGGCCTGGCCATGCTCGCCTTCCTCTTCCCGGCGCTGCTCTTGATGGCGCTCTGGCAGGTGGCGGCGCCGGCGATCGTGGTCGAGGACCTCGGCCCGATGCAGGGCCTGCGTCGCTCGGGTCGCCTCGCGGGCACCCGGTTCTGGCCGACGGTGCTGGCGGTGCTCGCCGCCGGATTCGT contains:
- a CDS encoding phosphatase PAP2 family protein — translated: MTRSRNARALLLPGAVFVVTALLAARDRLLVGEAGVVQAINGNALLAVFPVEPALLAVMAGGTLLGIAAVTLGAALLLKPWQAPVAVLVAGVLGWFTSRLAKEAVGRGRPVEFLDARTLDISSGYASITGAGFPSGHATIAFAMATALVPWLPARYRWVAWTAACLVALARIYVAAHFPLDVIGGAALGMLLGGLVNLALPPASEAEEAAGG
- a CDS encoding class I SAM-dependent methyltransferase, with the protein product MDPAGPESYGEAFADVYDEWYADVSDTEGTVAHLASQAAGRAVLELGIGTGRLALPLAAAGVAVSGIDASPAMVARLAAKPGGDAIEVAVGDMADVQALAPPAGTSFGVVFAAFNTLFNLTDVTAQQRCLRGVAARLAPEGRLVVEANVFDPDPDPHEAVTVRSMEPGRVVLSVSRADPAAQTVTGQFVDLAHGEPVRLRPWSLRYASPEQLDDLAAGAGLVLDERRGGWRGEPLTEASPLHVSTYRLAGDR